One Bacteroidales bacterium DNA window includes the following coding sequences:
- the truA gene encoding tRNA pseudouridine(38-40) synthase TruA, with the protein MPQRYFIKLAYDGTQYHGWQQQQNAMSIQHIVSAALQTILRHNIKLTGCGRTDAGVHAKEYYAHFDSEITFPSEKKICGNLNGLLPADIVVFDFIKVKPEANARYDALTRTYKYFISAVPDPFNRNFEYYFARELDSNLMNEACNLLKKYSNFACFSKSHTQVKNHNCTIYETFWKTEGYKYIFTITANRFLRNMVRAIVGTMIDVGLHKISIEDFRNIIENGKRSDAGMSVPAKGLFLTSVTFPEEIFFRT; encoded by the coding sequence ATGCCGCAGCGATATTTTATAAAGCTTGCTTACGACGGAACACAGTATCATGGATGGCAGCAACAGCAAAATGCCATGAGCATTCAGCATATTGTCAGTGCAGCGTTGCAAACTATTTTACGTCACAATATTAAGCTAACAGGTTGCGGGCGCACCGATGCCGGAGTCCACGCAAAAGAGTATTATGCACATTTTGACAGTGAAATAACATTCCCTTCTGAAAAAAAAATATGTGGAAATTTAAATGGTTTGCTGCCCGCAGACATTGTTGTTTTTGATTTCATAAAAGTCAAGCCTGAGGCAAACGCTCGCTATGATGCATTAACAAGGACTTACAAATATTTTATTAGTGCCGTACCTGACCCATTCAACAGAAACTTTGAATATTATTTTGCCAGAGAGTTGGACAGCAATCTGATGAATGAAGCATGTAATTTGTTGAAAAAATATAGCAATTTCGCCTGTTTCTCGAAATCCCACACACAGGTAAAAAATCATAATTGCACAATTTATGAGACGTTCTGGAAGACAGAAGGTTATAAATATATTTTTACTATCACAGCGAACCGGTTTTTACGCAATATGGTTCGTGCTATTGTAGGAACCATGATTGATGTGGGATTGCATAAAATTAGTATCGAAGATTTTCGTAATATTATTGAAAACGGTAAACGTTCCGATGCAGGCATGTCGGTACCGGCAAAAGGATTGTTTCTTACATCTGTTACATTCCCCGAAGAGATATTTTTCAGAACTTAG